A genomic region of Desulfosarcina ovata subsp. ovata contains the following coding sequences:
- a CDS encoding acyl-CoA thioesterase produces MRPKPFIPQPLEGPAAYYRDATGGRVWHRCSLRTLYADTDRSQVVYHANYLRYFEFGRASLMREAAYPYREIEESGFTYPIIATGLDYYRPLYYDDAMYIFTRPGERQRVKLQFDYVITHAESGDLVCTGFTRHCAVNAAGIPVGIDEKTVHLWEIFPE; encoded by the coding sequence GTGCGGCCCAAACCATTTATCCCCCAACCATTGGAAGGGCCGGCGGCCTATTATCGCGACGCCACCGGCGGCAGGGTCTGGCACCGCTGTTCGCTCAGGACCCTGTATGCCGACACGGACCGCAGCCAGGTGGTCTACCATGCCAACTACCTGCGCTATTTCGAATTCGGCCGGGCATCGCTCATGCGCGAGGCCGCCTACCCCTACCGTGAGATCGAGGAGAGCGGGTTCACCTATCCGATCATCGCCACCGGCCTGGACTATTACCGCCCCCTTTACTATGACGACGCCATGTACATCTTCACCCGGCCCGGCGAGCGCCAGCGGGTCAAACTTCAATTCGACTACGTGATTACCCACGCGGAGAGCGGCGATCTGGTCTGCACCGGATTCACCCGCCACTGCGCCGTCAATGCCGCGGGCATACCGGTGGGAATCGATGAAAAGACCGTGCACCTATGGGAGATCTTCCCCGAATAG
- a CDS encoding polyketide synthase dehydratase domain-containing protein: MGDLPRIDRPGKAAIRIRTQPGWEDHHVQGQPVLPAVEAMQILAGRIQAARPALDVGDMSAARFPKFLAVDPDRESLDVDCRIVERSDGGLQAALTRSVTTGSAGIRRSITHAEMTVGSAGKPPSPLPLDLAAAIEGICDTIAPEVIYRELVPFGPGFRSICRPLVVSPDGALARVQAPSPASALPGPLGSGFPLDGAFHAACVWGQRHARRVAFPVAIGRRIIFSPTRGDESYTARVVPKAITPGHLTVDIWILDHTGNVCEAALGVEMRDVSRGTWRPPGWIVEKAPESALGLWAADCQGLVLIERAHMAAFAASALSALEAARMANMGLRRRQGYVGGRLALKRLWRKLAGDDHQRPSAAIETGVADDPRPYLSGIDGKAPAHCSLAHDERFCVAVAHSKAVGIDVEPISDRARRSGHLFMQACEQGCVQQTDMDAGPAALRVWSIKEAASKAFGMVLNEAWERIAVVSIGEAASCFKKDGGPAMTARHLSVAGHLLTLVTEPVSNRI; this comes from the coding sequence ATGGGAGATCTTCCCCGAATAGACCGGCCCGGCAAAGCGGCCATCCGCATCCGGACCCAGCCTGGGTGGGAAGACCACCACGTTCAGGGGCAGCCGGTGCTGCCCGCCGTGGAGGCCATGCAGATCCTGGCCGGACGAATCCAGGCCGCCCGGCCGGCACTGGACGTGGGTGACATGAGCGCCGCCCGATTTCCCAAATTTCTGGCCGTCGACCCCGATCGCGAGAGCCTGGATGTCGACTGTCGGATCGTCGAGCGATCAGACGGCGGCCTGCAGGCAGCCCTGACCCGTTCCGTTACAACCGGATCGGCCGGCATCCGCCGCAGCATCACCCACGCCGAGATGACCGTTGGCAGCGCCGGGAAACCGCCGTCGCCCCTGCCCCTGGATCTGGCCGCGGCCATTGAGGGGATTTGCGACACCATCGCACCGGAAGTGATCTACCGCGAACTGGTTCCCTTCGGACCTGGTTTCCGTTCCATCTGCCGGCCCCTGGTGGTCTCCCCGGACGGCGCCCTGGCCCGGGTACAGGCACCCTCCCCTGCCTCGGCCCTGCCCGGCCCGCTGGGATCCGGGTTTCCCCTGGACGGCGCCTTTCACGCCGCCTGCGTCTGGGGCCAGCGCCATGCCCGGCGGGTGGCCTTTCCCGTGGCCATCGGCCGGCGGATCATTTTTTCTCCCACGCGGGGTGATGAAAGCTACACGGCCCGGGTCGTGCCCAAGGCAATCACCCCCGGCCATCTGACCGTGGACATCTGGATTCTGGACCATACGGGAAACGTCTGCGAGGCCGCCCTGGGTGTGGAGATGCGCGATGTCAGCCGCGGCACCTGGCGGCCGCCCGGCTGGATCGTTGAGAAAGCCCCCGAATCCGCCCTTGGCCTGTGGGCGGCGGATTGCCAGGGGCTCGTCCTGATCGAGCGTGCCCATATGGCCGCCTTTGCCGCCAGTGCCCTCTCTGCGCTTGAGGCCGCGCGGATGGCGAATATGGGCCTCCGTCGCCGACAGGGCTATGTCGGCGGCCGCCTGGCGCTGAAACGCCTGTGGCGCAAACTGGCCGGAGACGACCACCAGCGGCCATCGGCAGCCATCGAAACCGGAGTGGCGGATGATCCCCGGCCATATCTTTCGGGCATCGACGGAAAGGCACCGGCCCACTGCTCATTGGCCCACGACGAACGCTTCTGCGTGGCCGTGGCCCACAGCAAAGCCGTGGGAATCGATGTGGAACCGATCAGCGACCGCGCCCGGCGCTCCGGCCACCTGTTCATGCAGGCATGCGAACAGGGCTGCGTGCAGCAGACGGATATGGATGCAGGGCCTGCGGCTCTCAGGGTCTGGTCCATCAAGGAGGCCGCATCCAAGGCCTTCGGCATGGTCCTGAACGAGGCCTGGGAACGCATCGCGGTGGTCTCCATCGGGGAGGCAGCCAGCTGTTTTAAAAAGGACGGCGGACCGGCGATGACCGCCCGCCATCTGAGCGTGGCCGGTCACCTGCTGACCCTGGTAACCGAGCCGGTGTCAAACCGGATTTGA
- a CDS encoding glycosyltransferase has translation MPLAEPINQRPGWNYFDRVYCISLKDRADRRRQARRQFDAVGLNGRVTFVEVEKHPRNSEQGIYESHQRCIARGLAQGAGTILIFEDDVRFDGFTRQRLDQCIAFLASTADWQAFFFGCLVRRSHRTQNPAVLAVTYRALTHAYALSRPMATRIVTKPWQGAPYDAMLASFNRGFFAAYPAFAFQSDSASDNTRQLRLDRFRRRCGGLMRIQKANQWICRYRRLLIAVHVLGMAVIAGLALYFR, from the coding sequence ATGCCACTGGCTGAACCGATCAACCAGCGTCCCGGCTGGAACTATTTCGACCGCGTCTACTGCATCTCGCTCAAGGATCGCGCCGACCGGCGGCGCCAGGCCCGGCGGCAGTTCGATGCCGTGGGACTGAATGGCCGGGTAACGTTCGTCGAGGTCGAAAAGCACCCCCGCAACAGCGAGCAGGGAATTTACGAATCCCACCAGCGCTGCATCGCCAGGGGGCTTGCCCAGGGCGCCGGGACGATCCTCATTTTCGAGGATGATGTCCGCTTCGATGGGTTTACCCGCCAGCGGCTCGACCAATGCATCGCCTTTCTGGCATCCACCGCCGACTGGCAGGCGTTTTTCTTCGGCTGCCTGGTGCGCCGCAGCCACCGGACCCAAAATCCGGCGGTCCTGGCCGTGACCTACCGCGCCCTGACCCACGCCTATGCGCTGAGCCGCCCGATGGCCACCCGGATTGTCACAAAACCATGGCAAGGGGCCCCCTATGATGCTATGTTGGCAAGCTTTAACCGTGGTTTCTTCGCCGCCTACCCGGCCTTTGCCTTTCAAAGCGACTCGGCCTCGGACAATACCCGCCAGCTGCGGTTGGACCGGTTCAGGAGACGCTGCGGCGGCCTGATGCGCATCCAGAAGGCCAACCAGTGGATCTGCCGGTACCGCCGGCTGCTGATCGCCGTGCATGTGCTCGGCATGGCTGTGATAGCAGGACTTGCGCTCTATTTTCGATAA
- a CDS encoding MMPL family transporter yields MMPSASRINISVLIAVILGALVLFYVGWKRTAIDTDIVSSLPHDDPVLDSAMHIFRNHPMQDQITIDVGIDRDDTDLLVACGLDLSARLENSGLFKSVGMTDIQEQLPRLVDQVVNRLPELFTAAMLEKDVAPLLTPESVDAAIGGWQERLLQMDAIGQAAYIARDPLSLKDSLLARLLFLAPSQKARVYKGQLISADGRHLLVTAVPTGSATDTAFARRLSAALEKIDASLGQAFSGRGIQVTLTPVGAFRAALDNEVIIRRDVQNAILFATLGIAVLLLIAFPRPLIGLFSLLPALVGTMTAFFVWSLFHDAISIMVLGFGGAIISITVDHGIAYLLFLDRPEKAYGKQASREIWAIGLLATLTTVGAFAALTVSRFDIFRQLGQFAAMGIAFSFLFVHLIFPRIFPSLPASRPRRLPLPKLADRLFSMGTKGLVAAVLFAAGMAVFARPGFNADVGAMNTVSQESLAAEKHLMSVWGNIFSKVFLLTEADTLADLQRKNDRLLAGLESDPDADLLDQAFLPSMLFPGPERRAANLAAWKAFWTPDRRDNLVRTLNQAGTRYGFADGAFAPFIATLEHPETALPASHDGTIPRSLFALVGISADAGSNVYRQFTSLALPTGYSGERFFARYANTATIFDPALFSRQLGELMVSTFTRLIAIIAPVVVILLLIFFADLKLTLIALAPVAFAMLATLGTLTLMGRRLDIPSLMLAIIILGMGIDYSLFLVRAYQRYGKADHPGFTLIRSAVVMTSASTLVGFGVLALAHHTLLQSAGITSLLGIGYSALGAFLILPPLLRRHVERQPSPLPSSAGIQARVCRRYRSMEPYVRFFARFKMRLDPMFGQLDGVIDFPSTPQTLLDIGSGFGVPACWLAETFPTARVYGIEPDPNRVRVANRALGGDGTVIPGLAPSLPDAPSHADGAFMLDMMHFLSPEDLQLLLQRLHGALGAHGRLIIRNVMTPTRRFPWHWWIDRLKSRLVGPRTFFRSNEAIQAMINQCGFDVQTVRQSDAHGELVWFGCRKAPEGDGDQ; encoded by the coding sequence ATGATGCCATCTGCTTCCCGAATCAACATCTCCGTGCTGATCGCCGTTATTCTCGGCGCACTCGTCCTTTTCTATGTGGGCTGGAAGCGCACGGCCATTGACACGGACATCGTCTCTTCCCTGCCCCACGACGATCCGGTGCTGGACAGCGCCATGCACATTTTCCGCAACCACCCCATGCAGGATCAGATCACTATCGACGTGGGCATCGACCGGGACGATACGGACCTTCTGGTGGCCTGCGGCCTGGATCTGAGCGCGCGTCTGGAAAATAGCGGCCTGTTTAAAAGCGTGGGCATGACCGACATCCAGGAGCAGCTGCCCCGGCTGGTGGATCAGGTTGTCAACCGCCTGCCGGAGCTGTTCACCGCCGCCATGCTGGAAAAGGATGTGGCCCCGCTGCTGACACCGGAAAGCGTGGATGCCGCCATCGGTGGGTGGCAGGAGCGCCTTCTGCAGATGGACGCCATCGGCCAGGCAGCCTATATCGCCCGCGATCCCCTCTCATTGAAAGACTCCCTGCTGGCGCGCCTGCTCTTTCTGGCGCCGTCGCAAAAGGCCCGCGTATACAAGGGCCAGTTGATTTCCGCGGACGGGCGGCACCTGCTGGTCACGGCCGTGCCCACCGGCTCGGCCACGGACACCGCCTTTGCCCGCCGGCTGTCCGCCGCTCTGGAGAAGATCGACGCATCCCTCGGCCAGGCGTTTTCCGGACGCGGCATCCAGGTCACCCTGACGCCCGTGGGCGCCTTTCGCGCGGCCCTGGACAACGAGGTGATCATCCGCCGGGACGTGCAAAACGCAATCCTCTTCGCCACTCTGGGCATCGCCGTCCTGCTGCTGATCGCCTTTCCCCGGCCCCTGATCGGCCTCTTCTCCCTGCTGCCGGCCCTGGTCGGCACCATGACAGCCTTTTTCGTCTGGTCCCTGTTCCATGACGCCATTTCGATCATGGTGCTGGGATTCGGTGGGGCCATCATCTCCATTACCGTGGATCACGGCATCGCCTACCTGCTCTTCCTGGACCGGCCGGAGAAGGCCTACGGCAAGCAGGCATCCCGGGAGATCTGGGCCATCGGCCTGTTGGCCACCCTGACCACCGTGGGCGCCTTTGCCGCGCTCACCGTCAGCCGCTTCGACATTTTTCGCCAGCTGGGCCAGTTCGCCGCCATGGGCATCGCCTTTTCATTCCTCTTCGTACACCTGATCTTCCCGCGCATCTTTCCGTCCCTGCCGGCCTCCCGGCCGCGCCGGCTGCCCCTGCCGAAACTGGCCGACCGGCTCTTTTCCATGGGCACCAAGGGGCTTGTGGCAGCCGTTCTTTTCGCCGCAGGGATGGCCGTTTTCGCCCGGCCCGGCTTCAACGCCGACGTGGGGGCCATGAACACGGTAAGCCAGGAGAGCCTGGCCGCGGAAAAGCACCTCATGAGCGTGTGGGGCAACATCTTCAGCAAGGTGTTCCTGCTCACCGAGGCCGACACCCTGGCCGACCTGCAGCGTAAAAACGACCGCCTGCTGGCCGGCCTGGAAAGCGACCCCGATGCCGATCTGCTGGATCAGGCCTTCCTGCCGTCCATGCTCTTCCCCGGCCCGGAGCGGCGGGCCGCCAACCTGGCGGCATGGAAAGCGTTCTGGACCCCCGACCGCCGGGACAACCTGGTCCGGACCCTGAACCAGGCCGGCACGCGCTACGGTTTCGCCGACGGGGCCTTTGCCCCGTTTATCGCCACCCTCGAGCATCCCGAAACCGCCCTGCCGGCAAGCCATGACGGAACCATTCCGCGGAGTCTCTTCGCCCTGGTGGGCATCTCCGCCGACGCCGGCAGCAACGTCTACCGCCAGTTCACCTCCCTGGCCCTGCCGACCGGCTACTCCGGAGAGCGTTTCTTCGCGCGCTACGCCAACACGGCCACGATTTTTGACCCGGCCCTTTTTTCCCGGCAGCTGGGTGAGTTGATGGTCTCCACCTTTACCCGGCTGATCGCCATTATCGCACCGGTGGTGGTGATCCTGCTGCTGATCTTCTTCGCCGACCTGAAACTGACCCTCATCGCCCTGGCGCCGGTGGCATTTGCCATGCTGGCCACCCTGGGCACCCTGACCCTGATGGGCCGCCGCCTGGACATCCCCAGCCTGATGCTGGCCATCATCATCCTGGGCATGGGCATCGACTATTCGCTCTTCCTGGTGCGGGCCTACCAGCGCTACGGGAAGGCCGACCACCCCGGGTTCACCCTGATCCGTTCGGCGGTGGTCATGACCTCGGCATCCACCCTGGTGGGTTTCGGCGTCCTGGCCCTGGCCCACCATACCCTGCTGCAAAGCGCCGGGATCACCTCCTTGCTGGGCATCGGCTATTCGGCCCTGGGTGCCTTTCTGATCCTGCCGCCCCTGTTGCGCCGCCATGTCGAAAGGCAGCCCTCCCCGCTTCCGTCCAGCGCAGGCATCCAGGCCCGGGTATGCCGCCGCTATCGGTCCATGGAACCCTATGTGCGTTTTTTCGCGCGTTTTAAAATGCGCCTCGATCCCATGTTCGGGCAACTGGATGGGGTCATCGACTTCCCCTCAACGCCGCAAACCCTGCTGGATATCGGCAGCGGGTTCGGCGTGCCGGCCTGCTGGTTGGCCGAGACCTTTCCGACGGCACGGGTCTACGGTATCGAACCGGACCCGAACCGGGTACGCGTGGCCAATCGCGCCCTGGGCGGGGATGGTACCGTCATCCCGGGACTGGCTCCTTCCCTGCCCGATGCGCCATCCCATGCCGACGGGGCGTTCATGCTCGATATGATGCATTTCCTCTCCCCGGAAGATCTTCAGCTGCTGCTCCAGCGGTTGCACGGCGCATTGGGTGCCCATGGCCGCCTGATCATCCGCAACGTGATGACACCGACCCGGCGGTTTCCCTGGCACTGGTGGATCGATCGACTGAAAAGCCGCCTGGTCGGACCACGCACCTTTTTTCGTTCAAACGAAGCGATCCAGGCCATGATCAACCAATGCGGATTCGATGTGCAGACCGTACGCCAGTCCGATGCCCACGGGGAACTGGTCTGGTTCGGGTGCCGCAAGGCACCGGAGGGCGATGGCGACCAGTGA
- a CDS encoding polysaccharide deacetylase family protein: MPKRPYPITPFHKTAVVTAMAATALGIVHGPLAWIPLVLFLMLCTGASFCHRCSFYVPVISRGATNCAAVALTFDDGPDPATTPQLLDILEDNGVPATFFVTGERARAYPELIRAIADAGHTLGNHSFSHSTLIAFRGRKRVFDDIAATQSELSRLGIVPRVFRPPVGITYPHLAPVLAALGLSAVGFSCRARDFGNRAIRHLSRRILACAVPGDVIMLHDLPPYHVDQMAAWLVEIEALVKGLKAKKLPIRPLAELIGKAVDNRQTIAER; the protein is encoded by the coding sequence ATGCCCAAACGCCCATACCCTATCACCCCGTTCCACAAAACCGCCGTGGTCACGGCGATGGCGGCAACGGCGCTGGGCATCGTCCACGGACCGCTGGCCTGGATTCCTCTGGTGCTGTTCCTGATGCTTTGTACGGGCGCCTCCTTCTGCCACCGCTGCAGTTTCTATGTGCCCGTGATCAGCCGAGGGGCCACAAATTGTGCTGCCGTGGCCCTGACCTTTGACGACGGCCCCGACCCGGCGACCACACCGCAGCTGCTCGATATTTTGGAGGACAACGGGGTGCCGGCCACCTTTTTCGTAACCGGCGAGCGGGCGCGCGCCTATCCGGAACTGATCCGGGCCATCGCCGATGCCGGCCACACGCTGGGTAACCATTCGTTTTCACACAGCACATTGATCGCCTTCAGAGGCAGAAAACGGGTGTTTGACGATATCGCCGCCACACAGAGCGAATTGTCCCGCCTGGGAATCGTGCCGCGGGTCTTCCGGCCGCCGGTGGGCATCACCTACCCGCACCTCGCGCCGGTCCTGGCGGCACTGGGACTGTCGGCGGTCGGTTTCAGCTGCCGCGCCCGGGACTTCGGCAACCGGGCCATCCGCCACCTCTCCCGGCGTATCCTGGCCTGCGCGGTGCCGGGGGATGTTATCATGCTCCACGACCTGCCGCCCTACCATGTTGACCAGATGGCAGCCTGGCTGGTAGAGATCGAGGCATTGGTAAAAGGCCTGAAGGCAAAAAAACTGCCCATCCGGCCGCTGGCCGAGTTGATCGGCAAGGCCGTTGACAACCGCCAAACAATAGCGGAAAGGTAA
- a CDS encoding class I adenylate-forming enzyme family protein, with product MSSSTVASTLADLTRRLTAGPTHPEKKFVHTGMAYADLYRMAAHILRDLAGEKVVCLGTDDRATASAAILAALAGGPRLILPYALTPSVLEEIRGLTGYACAITAGEDLPDSGVRRFVPQSEVAEWPCDPSPSPVDMDDPWIDLFTGGSTGTPRSWPKTVRNLLAETLNIVETYGVTDTDSIVSTASPLHIYGLLYGILAALAASATIAPGTPSFPAEIENAVLQHRATMLISLPAHYRALTVHAGKALPVRLAFSSAGMLEQADAEAFGARNQVGVNEVYGSTETGGVASRNRFLGETDFTTFRPVTVKRVDENLWVRSDFLSPNLPLDAAGYYAIGDRAVFTAPDRFMLTGRSDSVVKVGGKRVDLAEVRDRILQHDGVSEALVTALPVGRARENLIVAVVEGAVDGDELNARLETALEPYARPRRIKIVNKIPITAAGKYDRRQIEMFFKES from the coding sequence ATGTCTTCGTCAACCGTGGCGTCCACGCTCGCCGACCTGACCCGTCGCCTGACGGCCGGTCCGACACACCCTGAAAAAAAATTCGTACACACCGGGATGGCCTACGCCGACCTCTACCGCATGGCGGCCCACATCCTGCGTGACCTGGCAGGAGAAAAAGTGGTTTGCCTGGGCACCGACGACCGGGCAACGGCCAGTGCCGCCATCCTGGCCGCACTGGCCGGCGGGCCGCGCCTGATCCTGCCCTATGCCCTGACGCCATCCGTTTTGGAGGAGATCCGCGGCCTGACCGGTTACGCGTGCGCCATCACCGCCGGCGAGGATCTGCCCGATTCGGGTGTCCGCCGCTTCGTTCCCCAAAGCGAAGTGGCCGAGTGGCCCTGCGATCCGTCGCCCTCCCCTGTGGATATGGATGATCCCTGGATCGATCTGTTTACCGGTGGATCCACGGGAACGCCGCGCAGTTGGCCCAAGACGGTACGCAACCTCTTGGCCGAAACCCTCAACATCGTCGAGACCTACGGTGTGACGGATACCGACAGTATCGTCTCCACCGCCTCGCCGCTGCACATCTACGGGCTGCTCTACGGCATCCTGGCCGCCCTGGCCGCATCGGCCACCATCGCCCCCGGCACGCCCTCATTTCCCGCGGAGATCGAAAACGCGGTCCTGCAGCACCGGGCAACCATGCTGATCAGCCTGCCGGCCCACTACCGGGCCCTCACGGTACACGCCGGCAAAGCATTGCCCGTACGGCTGGCCTTCTCGTCGGCCGGTATGCTGGAACAGGCCGATGCCGAAGCCTTCGGCGCCCGGAACCAGGTGGGCGTCAACGAGGTTTACGGCTCCACCGAAACGGGCGGCGTGGCATCGCGCAACCGCTTCCTCGGCGAAACCGATTTTACGACCTTCCGGCCGGTAACCGTCAAACGGGTCGATGAAAACCTCTGGGTGCGTTCCGACTTCCTTTCGCCGAACCTGCCCCTGGACGCGGCGGGGTACTATGCCATTGGCGACCGCGCGGTCTTCACCGCCCCGGATCGCTTCATGCTCACCGGCCGGTCCGACAGTGTGGTCAAAGTCGGCGGCAAACGGGTCGACCTGGCCGAGGTGCGTGACCGGATCCTGCAGCACGATGGGGTCAGCGAAGCGCTGGTCACGGCATTGCCCGTGGGCCGCGCCAGGGAGAACCTGATCGTGGCCGTGGTCGAAGGAGCAGTCGATGGGGACGAACTGAATGCCCGGTTGGAGACCGCGCTGGAGCCCTATGCCCGGCCCCGCCGGATCAAAATCGTGAACAAGATACCGATCACCGCAGCGGGCAAATACGATCGCCGCCAGATCGAGATGTTTTTTAAGGAATCATGA
- a CDS encoding acyl-CoA thioesterase codes for MSYTYETRMKVAFHDLDPLQVVWHGNYLRYFDVARFGLFADAGVDLYDYMVSKQVVFPVTRSSIKHIAPLRHFDDFICRAEVTEARYKIAMNFSIRLVTDDTLCARGNSEQLAVHLPKMEMEFEIPPEITRALGF; via the coding sequence ATGAGTTACACCTACGAAACCCGGATGAAAGTCGCCTTCCACGACCTGGACCCGCTCCAGGTGGTCTGGCACGGCAACTACCTGAGATATTTTGACGTAGCCCGCTTCGGCCTCTTCGCCGACGCCGGGGTCGATCTGTACGATTATATGGTCAGCAAACAGGTGGTCTTTCCGGTCACCCGCTCGTCAATCAAGCATATCGCCCCGTTGCGCCACTTCGACGATTTCATCTGCCGGGCCGAAGTCACCGAAGCGCGTTACAAGATCGCCATGAACTTCTCCATCCGCCTGGTCACCGATGACACCCTCTGCGCCCGGGGCAACAGCGAACAACTGGCCGTGCACTTGCCGAAGATGGAGATGGAGTTCGAAATTCCCCCGGAGATCACCCGGGCGCTGGGGTTTTAA
- a CDS encoding DegV family protein produces the protein MAPAPRFDNALCHGYERLAAWADLLDRINVFPVADADTGINLKISLAPLRQPGPSPRRLRDNLLRAATGNSGNIACAFFGELIGARGLGDLPQRIPAARDKARQAVIDPQPGTMLTIFDALAESVGRDGWTTGHPDCTETIAQLEAAVAATTSMLPDLKQAGVVDAGALGMFIFLEACFAFLFASPPPLRPVTDIFPSGLSIRAGWAARNHAGEYCVNTMIQSDAGFETVQQALDGYGSSIVVSGMENQIKVHAHTSDRDGLRKRLSRLGAVTHWAEDTMDASTVAPVRAGDIHIMTDAAGSLTIEDARQLGMTLLGSYLIVGDRIFPETLLDPADLYAAMASGTRVTTAQASVFERHQCYLHTTRRFDRVLYLCVGSVYTGNYQTAIRWQAASDDPDRLTVVDTGSASGRLGIAAMATARFARTASTADSVQAFAEKALADSRELVFLDTLKYLAAGGRISRTKGFFGNLLHLKPIISPEPEGAAKVGVVRNRREQLDFALQRLSRDLGKAASAMILMQYTDNRPWVETTVLPQIASRYPAAEILLRPISLTSGAHMGPGTWAVAYLPM, from the coding sequence GTGGCACCGGCACCGCGCTTCGACAATGCACTTTGCCACGGCTACGAACGCCTGGCCGCCTGGGCCGACCTGCTGGACCGCATCAACGTCTTTCCCGTGGCCGATGCCGATACCGGCATCAACCTGAAAATCAGCCTGGCGCCCCTGCGGCAGCCAGGGCCATCCCCCCGCAGGCTGCGGGACAACCTGCTACGAGCGGCCACGGGCAATTCCGGCAACATTGCCTGCGCCTTTTTTGGGGAACTGATCGGCGCGCGGGGCTTGGGTGACCTGCCGCAGCGGATTCCGGCCGCCCGGGACAAAGCCCGCCAGGCGGTGATCGATCCGCAACCGGGAACCATGCTGACGATTTTCGATGCCCTGGCCGAATCGGTCGGCAGGGATGGCTGGACAACCGGCCACCCGGACTGCACGGAAACGATTGCGCAGTTGGAAGCCGCCGTGGCCGCCACCACCTCCATGCTGCCGGATCTCAAGCAGGCCGGGGTGGTCGATGCCGGCGCCCTGGGCATGTTCATCTTCCTCGAAGCCTGTTTCGCGTTTCTGTTCGCATCGCCTCCTCCCTTACGCCCGGTGACGGACATTTTCCCTTCCGGCCTCTCCATCCGTGCCGGTTGGGCGGCCCGGAATCATGCCGGCGAGTACTGCGTCAATACCATGATTCAATCCGACGCCGGCTTTGAAACCGTGCAGCAGGCGCTGGATGGATATGGCAGCAGCATCGTTGTGAGCGGTATGGAGAATCAGATCAAAGTTCACGCCCACACCAGCGACCGGGATGGTCTGAGAAAACGCCTCAGCCGCCTGGGTGCGGTGACCCATTGGGCCGAGGACACCATGGATGCCTCCACCGTCGCACCAGTGAGGGCCGGAGACATCCACATCATGACCGATGCCGCCGGATCGCTGACCATTGAGGACGCCCGGCAGTTGGGGATGACCCTTTTGGGCAGTTACCTGATCGTCGGCGATCGGATCTTTCCTGAAACCCTGCTCGACCCGGCGGACCTGTATGCCGCCATGGCCAGCGGGACCCGCGTCACCACGGCCCAGGCGTCGGTCTTCGAGCGCCATCAGTGCTACCTGCACACCACCCGGCGGTTCGACCGGGTGCTCTACCTGTGCGTGGGATCGGTGTACACGGGCAACTACCAAACGGCCATCCGCTGGCAGGCCGCAAGCGACGATCCGGACCGACTGACGGTCGTGGACACGGGGTCGGCATCCGGCCGCCTGGGCATCGCCGCCATGGCCACGGCGCGGTTTGCCCGCACGGCGTCAACCGCCGATTCGGTACAGGCCTTTGCCGAAAAGGCGCTGGCCGACAGCCGCGAACTGGTCTTTCTGGACACGCTCAAATATCTGGCCGCCGGCGGCCGCATCTCTAGAACCAAGGGATTTTTCGGCAATCTTCTCCATCTCAAGCCGATCATCTCGCCCGAGCCCGAGGGGGCCGCCAAGGTGGGCGTGGTGAGAAACCGGCGGGAACAGCTGGATTTCGCCTTGCAGCGTCTCTCCCGCGACCTGGGCAAAGCCGCCAGCGCCATGATCCTGATGCAGTATACGGACAATCGGCCGTGGGTTGAAACCACCGTGCTGCCGCAAATCGCATCCCGCTATCCGGCGGCCGAAATCCTCCTGCGGCCGATTTCGCTGACTTCCGGGGCACACATGGGGCCGGGGACCTGGGCGGTGGCCTATTTGCCGATGTAG